The Methanocella arvoryzae MRE50 genome includes a region encoding these proteins:
- the mmp11 gene encoding methanogenesis marker protein 11, protein MEKDKAFAQKKWVLPYKNIVAIADGHGLVDIVEQSNCWGGACWAEYHYKQASPLIQSVCSYGNTMRYRVKEGHSELNLIASYAAAGIESAIVKDNTVEITYAGLGGGGVGATMSRAQAEDVIEYDITEAGGSKKSRGTIVLPRRSRVLIGVDDTDTKEEGATWSLIHNIATDLDSRNARYISHALVQLFPVPQKTQNCVSTVVEFACIDPAPLIKDFEQLLRKYTLSENTGMVVLQRFHADEVKEYATLAKSKMVTYEIAETAAKKAGVEIVIPGRGIIGALASLPYFAQPCQSVKLDLNNQ, encoded by the coding sequence ATGGAGAAGGACAAAGCTTTTGCTCAGAAAAAGTGGGTACTGCCCTATAAGAATATCGTGGCCATCGCAGACGGCCACGGCCTCGTCGACATCGTCGAGCAGTCCAACTGCTGGGGCGGCGCCTGCTGGGCCGAATACCATTATAAACAGGCCAGCCCCCTGATCCAGAGCGTGTGCAGCTACGGCAACACCATGCGCTACCGGGTAAAAGAAGGTCATTCTGAGCTGAACCTTATTGCCTCGTACGCCGCGGCAGGCATCGAGTCGGCGATCGTGAAAGATAATACCGTTGAGATCACGTACGCAGGCCTCGGAGGCGGCGGCGTCGGCGCCACTATGAGCCGGGCGCAGGCCGAAGACGTGATCGAGTACGACATCACAGAGGCAGGCGGCAGTAAAAAGAGCAGGGGCACCATCGTGCTTCCCCGGAGAAGCAGAGTCCTCATCGGCGTAGACGATACGGACACGAAAGAAGAGGGCGCCACCTGGTCGCTGATCCATAATATAGCTACGGACCTGGACTCCAGAAACGCCCGGTACATATCCCATGCCCTGGTCCAGCTGTTCCCCGTGCCGCAAAAGACGCAGAATTGCGTCTCCACGGTCGTAGAATTCGCCTGCATCGACCCGGCCCCGCTGATCAAGGACTTCGAGCAGCTGCTAAGAAAGTACACTTTATCCGAGAATACGGGCATGGTGGTCCTGCAGCGCTTCCATGCTGATGAGGTAAAGGAATACGCCACGCTGGCCAAGAGCAAAATGGTCACTTACGAGATCGCCGAGACAGCCGCAAAGAAAGCCGGGGTAGAGATCGTCATACCCGGCAGAGGCATCATCGGAGCCTTAGCATCGCTGCCATATTTCGCACAGCCCTGCCAGTCGGTGAAACTCGACTTAAATAACCAGTAA